The nucleotide window ATCATAGGTAGGTGATTTATCTTCTATCAATTAATCAGATTCACCAATGCGAAATTATTTGCAGGGGAAATGGAGCAAGTGTGGCAAGGATTATTCCTTATGCAGGTCTTCATTTTATGTCCTATGAGGAATACCGAAGATTGACCATGCAAGCCTTTCCTAATGTTTGGAAAGGTCCTACCCTTGACCTAATGGCAGGGTCACTCTCTGGAGGGACGGCTGTGCTTTTTACTTATCCACTTGACTTAATTCGGACTAAGTTAGCTTATCAGGTAGATTATATTTCTGCTCAGAAATCAGATCAGTTTTCATCCATGACTTTGGTTGTATTTTGTGATCTGCAGATTGTTAGTCCAACCAAGTTGAATGTTTCCGGGATGGTAAATAATGAACAAGTTTATCGAGGGATCCATGACTGTCTTTCAAAAACTTATAAAGGGGGTGGCATTAGAGGTCTCTATAGGGGAGTAGGTATGCATTTAATTCTGCTTGTGTTTGGAACTATTAATTCAGCAGCAGTATTGTATTTCACTGCTGTGTTGTTATTGTAGAACTCTTATTTTAATCATGGCCACAGCTCCGACACTCTTTGGAATATTCCCATACGCGGGTTTTAAATTCTACTTCTATGAGGAAATGAAGCGCCACGTCCCTGAGGATTACAAGAAAAGCATCATGGCGAAACTGACATGTGGATCCGTGGCCGGTTTATTGGGTCAGACATTCACATATCCTCTTGAAGTTGTCAGGAGGCAAATGCAGGTAACGTGCTTTATTTGGTCGGCTGGAAATTATAGATGGATATTGAGTAACATGATACAAAGTTAACCTGTTTAGGTTCAAAACCTTGCGGCATCTGAAGAAGCCGAATTGAAAGGGACTATGAGATCCATGGTTTTGATTGCTCAAAAGCAAGGATGGAAGACCCTGTTTTCAGGGCTGAGTATCAATTACATAAAGGTCGGAAAATCATAGAACATTAAAGTAATTAACACTCTAGAACCGTTCTGTATAACTCagcatttttgtttgtttgttgcaaTTCAGGTTGTTCCATCTGCGGCCATTGGCTTCACAGTTTATGATACTATGAAATCATACTTGAGAGTACCATCAAGAGATGAAGTGGACTAACAAAAGAATCAGTCAACCATCCTCACATTAGGAATAAGCTCCTAACTCCTCCAGGCTTCAAAACTGGCTTCTTCTTCTCATTATATTCACATTGTTTTCACACATTACTTTAGCTGCACATTGCATTCTTTCGGATTGTAAATAGAGATTAGAGGTTGTTACACACTATACCAACAAACAATACCCTGATTCAGATCTCATTGATTTCATTGAAGTAGGAAATAGTTTCTTTGTGGTTTAGACAGAACAAACAGTTTATATgcatttaacaaataaattgcACTTTTTGAATGTGCAAGTTTAATCCTTTCACTGTATTCAGTTTAATACTATATAGGTTAGTTGCACATTGCATTCATTCAGAGTATAGGTTAATTCATACATGAAACAAAACTTTGCTTGATCTTCCCAAACTAGGATTTCAACCTTACACATTTTGGAAGCAAACAAAACGATCTAGCAATATATCATCATATCAGAGTATCTACATTTGAGTGCTTTTTACCAACACTACCAATAATCTGCACAGGAACATCCTTCTTCTTATTCTATTCAAATTGTTGTTCACATATGTTAGTTGCACATTGCATTCATTCAGATTGTACATAGAGATAAAGGTCGTTATGCACTATACCAAGAAAAAGAACCTTGATTCATTGATTTCATTGAAGTagcaaataaattttatgttgtTCAGACAGGATAATTAAAGGATAAAttgcacattttaaatgtacAAATGGCGATAATGTATTCGGTTTATTCTACGCAACCACCACCATATTTCTATTACGTTCCAATTATCTTTGGCTATTTAGTTCTCAACTCAATTAGACAAGCCATGATCAATAAGATATCTGCAGAAACTGATGTAATATCACAACATGCTCATGTTGTTCAAAAATGAGGAAaagcaaataattaattatactgTTGGCCTTTTTAACTCTTCTAGTCTAACAAACATGCACGACAAAGAAAATAAGCTATACAGGTTAAGTCATAGATGGAataaaaatttctttcatctttccAAACATGGATTTGAACCTTACAGATTTTTGGCAGCAAACAAAATACAATCTAGCAATATATCATCAGAGTATCTACATTTTTACCAACACTACCAATAATCTCCACAAGAGCATTTTCCATCTTTGAAATGATGGAATCTCTTGTTGTCCCTCACAATGAGCTCCCTTCCAACAATCTTGGACATGATTTTGATAGCATTGTGACAGTCTCCACATATACGTAGATTCTTGATAATTCTAAGCGTAGTCCTCGGCGGAGTACTGATGAGACCATAAGCAATTGCCAAACATTCACTATGATACTGCAAagccttttctttttcctcttcaTCAATGTCATGGAGAACATATCTCGTATCAGGAACATAACCTGCTTCCCTCATCTGCCCGGTCAAACTTCTCAATTTCACATCACTCTCTTCTTTATACGGCATATTACACCGATATTCACTTACTCTATTCTTCTCCTCCAGCATGTTAATTGCAGACTGTTTCTTTCTCTGAGGGAGTGGCACTTTATCAGCAGCAGCTTTCGAAGGATCAAGAACAGTTAACAACTCATCAGCACAATCCTCACGTTCTAAGTCTCCATGAATTGTGATATTAACATTTTAGGTATAATTTATTAcatttagtattattattatttagatacttaactatttttattttattttgtagaatataaaaaatatatatattatataatagaaGTGAAAAATCATCAAAGACATACTCTTTACTCTCTAGTATTACAATTACAAGAAAAGCTGGATTAATCAATGCTACAGGCCCACCAGTGTTGTACCCAAGAGGTTAGGGGCGGTGATCTCAATTAAAAGGAAAAGATAGACTTATTATCTTCCTCCAAACAAATACAAGTAGCTGCTGCACAATAGAAGAATGAGTTAGGTgagaacaaagaaagaaagagaggtAGCGCAAGAGACAAAACAAAGAGGAGGTTTACAAAAGACTTAGATGTGAAGGAAATTGGAAGAGGCGGTGATAGAAAGAAGTAAATCCTTAACGTTGAAGGAATTTTGGGGCGGTGAATCAGAATTTTACAGGGCTATATATAGAACATCACAGATCAAAGGAAGAGAGTTCTTTTGGGGGGAGCAGACGACACACTACACAGACACTACATGCAACAAAGAGAAGAGCTTTGGGGATAGAAATTGAAATTCAAGTCTTGGAGCAagaattttcctttcttttaggttatttcttattcttaattTCATGAATTCTATCTctattttagtgttgtttttgATTATGGATAGGTGAATATTTCTCTAGGGTCTTAGGTGAATCTTGTATGTTGAGATACCTTGTCATGTTCTagtttattaattataatttctatttctattcCAATCAAATTTGTTCTATTGATTTAATCACATGATTAGGAATGACCAAACCTTTGCATGTTAACAATCAGTTAATTGATCAGCGATCGTACTGCAGTTAATTGGTGGACCTATAGAACAATTGAGACTAGAATTATTGCATGATCAAACCTTAATTTTAGTCTTCCAATCATTCAACCTTTTTGTTCTTTATGCTTTTCTTGAGTTTCAACTCTTTGAATGATCAAACAAAGTGTTAACTTAGGAGAAAGAATATTAATCACGAATGACCAAACGGATTAATAGTTTTAGTAAAAGGGATTGGTGATTGAATGAAAATAGGAATTTGATTAGAACTAGACATTAGGGAATCGAAACTTGCAATTGAAACCGTGACCCTAGACCTCTCTTTATTGATTACATCTTCACATTTTTATCCTTCGTCATTACTTTTTCTTTAGTTACCGAAACCATTCTATTATTTGTTCgtctaaataataaattaatcttaattAGTTTGATACTTGTTAATTAATCCCTGTGGATACGAtaatcttttatactacttctgCGATAGAGTACACTTGCTCTAAGTGTGTTTTTAGCACAACAAATTGTCGCAAAATTTCGAAGAGTCTCCCAAATCTCAACTCCGGCTTCAATTGGCATATTCTCAATAAACTCGTGAGCTTCATCCAACCGACCAGCACACCCGAAAATATTAACAACTCCCAAATAATGCTCCATCCCTGGAACAATTCCATACTCCTTCATCGATTCAAACTGCATTAAACCTTCTTCCACACCGTCAACCAACGCACACACAGTCAAAACCAACGCAAAAGTTTCCTCATCAGGCACTACCCCTTGTTGTCTCATCTGCTTAAAAACCAACAAACCATCAATCCCTAAACCATTCACGTTATATCCACTAATCATCAAATTCCACGAACCGACATTTCTCTcaggcattttatcaaacactttccGCGCATCCTTCACACTACCACATTTCACGTACAACCCAATCAATCTATTACACAATTCAACATTCCCTCCGAATTTCGACCTTCTCAAGAATTCATGAACCCTTTTCCCTAATTCAAGCGACTTCAAATCCTCACATAATTTCAAAAGCGAAAGAAAATCACTGTAATCAGCAAAATCAGTTTGACCCAATAGTTCTAAAACTTGATTTACGTTACCCTCTTGAAGAAAATGCGCAAAGTTTACATTTTTATGTTGATGGGGGGTTTGATGATGGTTCAATTTTGGTTGGATTGAAGGGTTACCCATACGTAAAGGTTGAGTTTTTCTGGGAGTGAAACGAGAGTTGTTAGTGCCGTTTTGACGAGGGTGAAGGTTGGTGGCATGGTGAATAGCATAGGTGCAGAAAGGagtggaagaagatgaagatgaagccATTGATGCTTGAAGTTTAAGCTACATGGAAATGCTATCCATTCGTGAAATACAAACTAAGTAAAACtccttttattttaacaaaaacaatgaaTAACCAAGTTTTTAAAAGGTGGCCAAAGTTTGAATGGGATATATGCCTTTATCAACTGTGTTAAGTCTCATGAGGACGAATAATTGTTAAGTTTGTTTGTATCGAATTAATTTATAGCATAGACTAACTTAAAAGATTTAATATAGtaatgtatttaaattttttttggaagatttggAGGGTATTAGATGGTTCGATAAGATGGATGAGTGTAGATGGAAGTTAGAAGACAATGGAGTTTATTCCGTTAAATCGGCTTATTTGAAGTTGGAGGATATGGTTTTAAAAGAAGATATTTGGGGAGTTGAGGAGAAAGGGATGTTTGAGAATATGTGGAGGAGTCAGGCTCCATCAAAAGTGATTGCTTTTGGTTGGAGAGTGCTTCTTAATAGAATTCCAACAAAAGATAATCTCGCTTTGCGGAATGCTTTACCTTCGGAGGTTTCTACGTTGTGCGTGTTTTGTTATTTGAAGGAAGAATCGGTCACTCATATTTTCTTACATTGTGATGTTGCAAGTTTAGTTTGGTCTAGAGTGATGAAGTGgtttgattgttgtttttttaattcctcctaatttatttgttctttGGGATTGTTGGAGTGAAGGTGGGAGAGCTAATAAGGTTACTAATTAAAGACCTTTGGTTGGTTTGGCATACTACTATTTGGGTTTTGTGGACCAAGAGGAATGACTTGATTTTCAAGGGGATTAATTGTGTGGTGGAGGATGTGATTGACGAGATTAAGGTGTGATCTTGGAGATGGTTGTTGGAAAGGTCTAGTACTCCGTCTTGCTTCTTCTATGAATAGAGTTGGAATCCAAGACTTTGTTTACAGCGTTAGAGGTATGGGTGGTTGCAACGTTTGTTTCTATTTGGTGCAGCAGGTGTGGGTTTTTTGCTGCTGGCCTTTGCCTGTGTTCTgtctagagctgtcaaaaacGGGCCGGCCCAATGGCCCATATTTTTGGGCCGGGTTGGGCCTAAAAAACTAGCCCAAACACGCACTCGGGCTTTTTTGGCCCAAGCCCATCGGCTTTGGGTCGGCCCATTAGcccatatttcatttgatttttgttaaaaaaacaatatattttttgaaaaattatcaactaatttaaaatttattaataaaagaaatattaaataaataaacttaataaatatgaatgaatttagtttaaaattttaaagtttataaattattaatttgatttaattgaaggaataatctagagtttaacTATTATTCAacgttaatgtaaaaattattgaCATTTTAATGTctatccaatcatattttagtaaaaaatagtGGTGAGTaattaatacataaaaaatacatataaaaggGCCCACACAAGCTCTAGAATATGCAGCCCAATTATAAATGGGTTGGGCCTGACTGACCCATTTATGTAGTTGGCCCATACGGGCCGGCCagcccatttgacacctctgTCCACAGCAGCAGTCATGTGTTGGGGATTTGAGCTGCTTCGATTTTGGCTTGTGGGGGGTGGGCTGCTGCTGCCTTGCTGTATTGCTGCGTGCAGGTGGGCTTTAGGTGGAGTGATGCGTGTGGGTGGTGTGGTTTGTGTGGTAGGACTGGTTTTTGTTGTTCAGCTGCCTTGTGTCTGTAAAGTTGCCGGTGGCTTTTTGGTACTGTTTAGGCCGCTTGTGGTGTTGACGCAGGGGTATTCATGAGGATTGTCATATGTATATGTCTGCGTCA belongs to Medicago truncatula cultivar Jemalong A17 chromosome 6, MtrunA17r5.0-ANR, whole genome shotgun sequence and includes:
- the LOC25496014 gene encoding mitochondrial carrier protein CoAc2, producing MGTEVTLTRRTEFHSTGLSGSVRRIAKTEGLLGFYRGNGASVARIIPYAGLHFMSYEEYRRLTMQAFPNVWKGPTLDLMAGSLSGGTAVLFTYPLDLIRTKLAYQIVSPTKLNVSGMVNNEQVYRGIHDCLSKTYKGGGIRGLYRGVAPTLFGIFPYAGFKFYFYEEMKRHVPEDYKKSIMAKLTCGSVAGLLGQTFTYPLEVVRRQMQVQNLAASEEAELKGTMRSMVLIAQKQGWKTLFSGLSINYIKVVPSAAIGFTVYDTMKSYLRVPSRDEVD